Proteins from one Chroococcidiopsis sp. CCMEE 29 genomic window:
- a CDS encoding glycosyltransferase family 2 protein yields MDSSNWEVPKYSVTEVSPKRSKYCVCIPVINEGLKIQAQLERMKYLAQNIDIIIADGGSTDNSLTLDVLANAGVRVLLTKQDYGKLSAQLRMAFAYALQQGYEGIITIDGNNKDDPNAIPAFIAALDDGFDHIQGSRFIRGGKAINTPWARLIGIKLIHAPLISLAAGCRYTDTTNGFRAYSRRLLLDSRVAPFRKVFSAYELHYYLAIRSARLGYRIKELPVTRKYPAKGPIPTKISPLKGNSLVMLTLFKACLHKFDPPQEKRIR; encoded by the coding sequence ATGGACTCAAGTAATTGGGAAGTTCCAAAGTATAGCGTAACTGAGGTTTCCCCTAAACGGAGTAAGTATTGTGTCTGTATCCCTGTAATCAACGAAGGATTAAAAATCCAGGCACAACTTGAGCGGATGAAATATTTAGCTCAGAATATTGACATTATCATCGCTGATGGTGGTAGCACTGATAATTCCTTAACTCTAGATGTTTTAGCTAATGCTGGTGTAAGAGTATTACTAACTAAGCAAGACTATGGCAAATTGAGCGCTCAGTTAAGGATGGCTTTTGCCTACGCTCTACAACAGGGTTACGAGGGGATTATTACAATTGATGGCAATAATAAAGATGATCCAAATGCTATTCCCGCTTTTATTGCCGCTCTAGATGATGGTTTTGACCACATCCAAGGCTCAAGATTTATTAGAGGTGGAAAAGCTATTAATACACCTTGGGCTAGATTAATTGGGATTAAATTAATTCATGCACCGCTAATTAGCTTAGCAGCAGGCTGCCGTTATACTGACACAACAAACGGATTTCGTGCTTATAGCCGCAGGTTATTACTAGACTCACGGGTGGCACCATTTAGAAAAGTCTTTTCAGCCTATGAGTTGCATTACTATTTGGCAATCCGTTCTGCGCGTTTAGGCTACCGAATTAAAGAACTACCAGTCACTCGCAAATACCCTGCCAAAGGACCAATCCCAACTAAAATTAGTCCGCTGAAAGGTAACTCGCTGGTAATGTTGACGCTGTTCAAGGCATGTTTGCATAAGTTTGACCCCCCGCAGGAAAAACGTATTAGATAG
- a CDS encoding sugar phosphate isomerase/epimerase family protein has protein sequence MKIAISNIAWESHEEEAVAEVMQDLGIQGVEIAPTKIWRSPLSTDSSEISSYRKFWESRGIQIVAMQSLLFGKPELTIFQNPENRQATFDYLSKIIQLGSQLGAKVLVFGSPKNRRIENLELKAAEEIAISFFHDLGQVAAKNSVIFCIEPNPIAYGCNFVTNFQQGLDLVNQVNSSGFGLHLDAAAMTLSEENIETAVEQSIAKVCHFHISEPYLAPVGTGTVDHQLCAQTLNKQNYQGWKSIEMKAQSQDSNIANVTKGLKTAVEYYG, from the coding sequence ATGAAAATTGCAATCTCTAATATTGCGTGGGAAAGCCACGAAGAAGAAGCTGTTGCTGAAGTCATGCAGGATTTGGGTATCCAGGGGGTAGAGATTGCACCAACAAAAATTTGGCGATCGCCCTTATCTACAGATAGTTCTGAAATTTCGTCCTATAGAAAGTTTTGGGAAAGCCGAGGGATTCAAATTGTGGCTATGCAATCTCTGCTTTTCGGTAAACCGGAACTGACAATTTTTCAGAACCCTGAGAATCGGCAAGCAACATTTGACTACTTGTCAAAAATTATTCAACTAGGTAGTCAGCTAGGTGCTAAGGTTCTCGTGTTTGGTTCTCCCAAGAATAGACGGATAGAAAACTTAGAACTCAAGGCAGCTGAAGAGATAGCAATATCCTTTTTTCATGATCTAGGACAGGTAGCAGCTAAAAACAGTGTGATATTTTGTATTGAGCCTAATCCCATTGCTTACGGTTGCAACTTTGTGACAAATTTTCAGCAAGGATTAGATCTAGTCAACCAAGTAAACAGCAGTGGATTCGGTCTACATTTGGATGCAGCAGCCATGACTTTAAGTGAAGAGAATATTGAAACGGCTGTAGAGCAGTCAATTGCTAAGGTATGTCATTTCCACATTAGTGAACCTTACCTAGCACCAGTTGGTACAGGTACCGTAGATCATCAGCTGTGTGCCCAAACACTGAACAAGCAAAATTATCAAGGTTGGAAGTCAATTGAGATGAAAGCGCAAAGCCAAGACTCAAATATTGCTAATGTTACTAAAGGTCTAAAAACCGCAGTTGAGTATTATGGCTAA
- a CDS encoding FAD-dependent oxidoreductase: MKQAYDAIVIGGGFFGCKLSLYLKQYLRRILIVEKEVDLLQRASYVNQARVHNGYHYPRSILTGLRSKVNFPKFINEYQDCVDSSFDKYYAIGKILSKVTANQFKLFCQRIDVPIEPAPQAVKKLFNYTIIEEVFRTQEYAFDAVKLKNRVLNELEAASVEIQLNSQVVKVKDLDNLGMEIFIKSENNCDSVTAKYVFNCTYSGINQILRASDLPIIPLKHELAEMALVAVPEPLKHLGITVMCGPFFSIMPFPSRGLHTLSHVRYTPHCYWQDSEDFCVDFGISPSKIPRKTNYLQMVRDAERYMPILKECRHVDSIWEVKTVLPQSEVDDSRPILFKKDQGIKNLTCILGGKIDNVYDIPDELQFLNSKESLR, translated from the coding sequence ATGAAGCAGGCATATGATGCGATCGTGATTGGCGGTGGTTTCTTCGGATGCAAGCTGTCTTTGTATCTGAAGCAATACCTGCGTCGCATTTTGATTGTAGAGAAAGAAGTTGACCTGCTGCAACGTGCTTCTTATGTCAATCAGGCAAGAGTCCACAATGGCTATCACTACCCACGCAGTATCCTTACGGGATTACGCTCCAAAGTCAATTTCCCTAAATTTATTAATGAATATCAGGATTGTGTTGATAGTAGCTTTGATAAATACTATGCGATCGGCAAAATCCTCTCTAAAGTGACTGCCAATCAGTTTAAACTGTTTTGTCAGCGCATAGATGTACCCATTGAACCAGCTCCTCAAGCAGTAAAAAAATTATTTAACTATACCATAATTGAGGAAGTATTTCGCACTCAAGAGTATGCGTTTGATGCTGTAAAACTAAAAAACCGAGTATTAAACGAGCTAGAAGCAGCATCTGTTGAAATTCAATTAAATTCCCAGGTTGTAAAAGTAAAAGATCTTGACAACTTGGGAATGGAAATTTTTATTAAATCTGAAAATAATTGTGATAGTGTTACTGCAAAATACGTTTTTAACTGTACTTACTCAGGAATTAATCAAATTCTTCGAGCTTCTGACTTGCCAATTATTCCACTCAAGCATGAATTAGCAGAAATGGCATTGGTGGCAGTACCTGAACCTTTGAAGCATTTGGGTATTACCGTTATGTGCGGTCCTTTCTTCTCGATTATGCCTTTTCCCTCACGCGGATTACATACACTGAGTCATGTACGCTACACTCCCCACTGTTACTGGCAAGATAGTGAAGATTTTTGTGTAGATTTTGGGATTAGCCCTAGTAAAATACCACGTAAGACTAACTATCTCCAGATGGTTAGAGATGCAGAGCGATATATGCCAATTCTTAAAGAATGTCGTCATGTAGACTCCATCTGGGAAGTCAAAACAGTTCTCCCTCAAAGCGAGGTAGATGATAGTAGACCAATCTTGTTTAAAAAAGACCAGGGAATCAAAAACTTGACTTGTATTTTGGGCGGGAAGATTGATAATGTTTACGATATTCCTGATGAGCTCCAGTTCTTAAATAGCAAAGAGAGTTTAAGATAA
- a CDS encoding glycosyltransferase family 2 protein has translation MANSDCFVSVIAPLSNASRIVEAFVAEVMQVLRSNYANYELVLVNDGSEDDTLDKVAAILKRYECIRLVSLSRSFGADVAISSGLDSVIGDYVVVMLPESDPPELIPGLVQQAQNGKDILLGIRKNRNDEPIWLRTGASVFYWLCRRLLKIPLIKNATQFRVLSRQVVNAIVQIEDKHRYLRLLSSYVGYRSQTFTYEAIKRARKPKPKSFFELIDLALQIIVANSSHPLRFASYLGLAASVVNLLYIGYIILVYLLKNDVAEGWVTLSFQHAVMFLFIFIVLTILCEYVCSMLERLKGWPAYYVAEEKNSSVLIADQKRRNIVKNSKNVQV, from the coding sequence ATGGCTAATTCTGATTGCTTTGTTTCAGTCATAGCACCACTATCTAATGCTTCACGGATAGTTGAAGCATTTGTAGCTGAAGTAATGCAAGTGTTGCGAAGTAATTATGCCAACTATGAACTTGTACTAGTTAACGATGGCTCAGAGGATGACACGTTAGATAAAGTAGCCGCAATTTTAAAAAGATATGAGTGTATCAGGCTAGTAAGCCTTTCCAGGAGTTTTGGGGCTGATGTAGCCATTTCCTCAGGACTGGATTCAGTCATCGGCGACTATGTAGTAGTTATGTTACCAGAATCCGATCCACCGGAGTTAATTCCTGGATTGGTTCAACAAGCTCAAAATGGTAAAGATATCTTACTGGGAATCAGGAAAAACCGCAATGATGAACCGATTTGGTTAAGAACTGGTGCTAGTGTATTTTATTGGCTCTGTAGAAGGTTACTAAAAATACCACTAATCAAAAATGCTACTCAGTTCCGAGTATTAAGTAGACAAGTCGTCAATGCAATTGTGCAAATTGAAGATAAACATCGCTACCTACGTCTACTCAGCTCTTATGTAGGCTACAGAAGCCAGACTTTCACCTATGAAGCAATCAAAAGAGCTAGAAAACCCAAACCAAAAAGTTTCTTTGAGTTAATTGACCTAGCTTTACAGATTATCGTTGCCAACTCATCGCACCCACTGCGGTTTGCTAGTTACTTGGGTCTTGCAGCCAGTGTAGTGAACTTATTATATATCGGTTACATTATCTTGGTTTACTTGCTGAAAAACGATGTAGCAGAAGGATGGGTGACATTATCTTTCCAGCACGCTGTCATGTTTTTGTTTATTTTTATTGTCTTGACTATTTTATGCGAATATGTATGCTCAATGTTGGAGCGATTGAAAGGATGGCCAGCGTATTATGTAGCTGAGGAAAAAAATAGTTCTGTGTTAATTGCAGACCAAAAACGTCGTAACATTGTCAAAAATTCAAAAAATGTTCAAGTTTAA